atatataacagtataattggaataattatgagttattgcatccattaatgtataaatttttccaaaaatgtaAATATGTAAATATGGTAAGTcaaaaaatgcaaataagtcaaatttcattaatactattcaatgaaaaaaagacaaatgacaGACTTATAATTAAATTGCTTTTTgctaaaatacaataaaattaagGGAAATTTGGTACTTCTGAGTTTTGACACTATATCAAAGGTACGCCCCtacgttttttttattatcaatggtaccctcgtacTATTGAGCGTTGTATAACTGTaacctttttaaactttttccgtctaaaattgtccaaaatcgttaatttcttttcttttctattatttttcaatttaaaatataaaagaaaattaacagTTTTGAACGATTTAGGACGGATGAAGTTAAAAACGATTACGATTGTAAAACCTCAATAATACGAGATTTCAATTGATAAAAtgtcaaaactcaaaaataCTATTAATAATTTCCCTAAAATTAATAGCATGTATGATAACCAATTACCAATTATCAACAACAAGAAGCaacaaacaataaacaatagccAACGATCAACAAGCCACCAGTCAATGGCCAATGACCATCGACTAACCGTCAATTATCAATGGGAAACAGTGGACCAGTGTCACTAACTCAGAATGCACCCGCCTACGTTCTGTCCCTTCCTCCTCCACTAACTTTTGCATCCAGGTATCAAACCATGGACACAACCTCCTTCTTATGCAATTCCAAATCTCGCTTTCGCACAATTTCCCCttctcaaaaccctaatttcctTTTCTTCCATAACCATTCTCTCTCTTCTCAAATTACTTATGTTTCCTTCACCAATCAATTGATTCTTCCCTCCTTTGCCGGTATTCATTCTCCGATTTCGCCGACTTTCAAATTCCGACATGAATTCCCGAAATTACTTTCCAGAAAATCTAGGTTTTCTTCCGGAGATTCGCAGTCGTTTGTTGATGGAAAAAGTGAAGAAATTGAGTCGCCGAGTTTTGTGGAGTTTTTGACCTCTGAAAGAGTAAAAGTAGTGATGATGCTTGCTTTAGCTCTCGCTCTTTGCAATGCTGATCGTGTTGTTATGTCGGTCGCCATTGTTCCTCTTTCTCTATCAAATGGTTGGAGTCAAGCTTTCGCTGGCGTTGTTCAGGTTTAAtctttagttttgaattttaattttttttttgtaattgaaGATGTGGTTGGATGATGACTTTTGGATTATTGTATATTATgcttgttttgatttttaaaaattgtttgagGTTTCTGGAATTTTTGAAACTTATTGATCGGTTTTTGAGTGAATTTTGTGTTTCTGAATGTTCACAATGTGTTTGTTGTTCAACAGTTTTATCAGGCTTTTGTTTCACTATTTTTATTGCTTATTTGATCATTCTTCGGTATCTTGTAAAAAGATCTGCATTGCAAGCTATTTTGATTTATTGATGTCATTCGAAGTTCATGCATATTTTGCGGCGTTCATTTCACTTTTTTTGTTATTCATTTGGCCACTGATTGGTAGGCTATGGAGAACCTATTGTTATTTCGAGCAGCCCGGTCCTGACATTTTATGGGCCTAGGCCAAAGTAAAAAAATAGGCCcctcataattaaaaaaaaaaccaaatcaaaatcaataaactactgcttataatttataaacaactcaaaaaatttataaaattcttGTACTACTTATCAATATTTATATGAAATTCAGATTTGGAAATTTAAATATGAAATCAAGTAAATTAAAAACCGACAATCGagtaaataatttcaaaacaaaataacataCCTATATTGCTTGTCAAGTATTTTcgaaataaaatacttatattGCTTATCAATCATCAAGAATTTGAAATTGGAAATCAACAAATCTATATTTTGACATATTCACTTCAAAATTCAGATTCGATATTGCAGGCAAATAAGATTCAAGGTTCAACAATGAATTTATGAACCGAATAAACAACATGCAGTGAATCAGTAAATCATAAATTCCACAATGAAATTCAGATTCgaaatcaaaaattgaaaacaagaaATGAAGCATATTCCAAATCAATTAATCAAGAAATCAAGAAATTACATAATCAAGATGAAATTTAAGACATCAAGAATCGAAATTAACCtaatattgaaattgaacttgattTGGGGAGATGATAAAGTTGAAATTCAAGAGAAACAGGAATGGGAATTGATGAAGAGGTAATTCATATtgtaattgaaaatcagaggatgaacttgaaatcaaaattcaagacaaaattaaaaactagGAAGGAAAAGGGAATGGAAAAttcaattgaaattgaaaaaaacttaaaattacaatggaaattgatgaagtcATGGGGAGGTTGGAGAAGACAAACCAACGGAAAATACCGCCATACACACCGATGAAGGAGCCATACACAATGAAAAATTGATAAAGGAgttaattttgaaatatgatGGAGGAGTAAATTTTGGAAAGAAGGAATCAATGGAGGAAATTTTGGAAATAATGGAAGAGTTAATTTTGGGGAGAAGGAATAAATGGATGAATTTTGGAAATGATGGATAAGAGTAAATGCACAGCACGCGTTTCTTTGCTATTGTTCCAATTTAACTTTCCGGTTTCCATATCAGTTATTAGAATTAGaccctttattatttttttaatccttAAAAATGGGCCCTCTTTAGAATGAAATATCTGTAGCTTGGGCCCTGGGCGGTGGCCCCTTTGGCCTACCCTGAGGGCTAGGCCTGATTTCGAGTTTATGAACAACTTTGTTTAATCATGGAGAGGAGGTAACTTTTATCATTTATACCGATGTTATTTGATATTCACTCAGATTTTCCCGTGTTTATTTCAGTTGTTCTGTTGCTCATTTGGTCACTGATTGGTAGATAGTAACAAATTTATAGcctttttgagtttttttttaaagaatttttagtGATATTGAATTCTCATTCGGATTTTGTTATGAAATTTCCTTATTTTGTGGCTCTAGATGGCATGTAAATTGATCTAGGCAAATGCTGATATATAGCTAAACCTCATTGATTGTTCTTAGATAGTTTCACCTAAGTGGGATATATTTAAAGTTAGTGTTAGGATTGAGAAAATCATGATACAATTACAACCTCTATGTACCTGTAATAGTAGAAGAACAAATGCATGGTGCATGTTGAAATTTTATGTTACTTGTGTCATTCATTATCTTCTTGGTGTTCATGCATACTGCATCATAGAATTTCTTGACATTCgtgaaataaatattttttcatatatgcCTAAAGATTTTGTTGCTTGGGTTGGTAATGAGTGGTGTATCGTTTTCATTGATATAATGTGTTGGTAAATTATAGGAAAACCGAAAAAGTAATACTCCCTCCCTTCCAAGTCCTTAATATGTTGCTACATTGGGTTTATTCTCTTTTTTGGAGTCGATAGTTAGCACTTACGATAGATAGGATAGTGTACATCATTCATCATCCCAACACCATTAAGTGGCTCTCAACTAGGTTTCCTTTTGAGTGAAGTTTTGGATTAGATGTATGTAAGTATTTAACttcataaaaacaaaagaatggTTGTTTTTAACCTACTATTAATAACAAGCATCATATGCAACTTACCATAAATATGATATGCATATGATTTGACgagaaatttcaaaattaaatgaataCATATTTATCTTCATTGAAATTATACACAATTTGAATGGATACTATGAGCATTAAAATAGGGTTGGTGGAAGTGAAGTAAGTTAGGTTTTTGTCTTTTAGGGTTGATGGGAGAATGAattcatataaaacaaaacaaaaatagtaGCAATTCGAGAATCAAGTCTTGTTTTAGTTGGAGCATGTACCACTTTGCCACTTTGCCTAGTAGGAACCTAGGTTTGATTCTCACTAGCCCCTTTCCTTCCCTTTCCTTAACTTACTCCATAAACAAATGTAGCAACTAATTTTTGACGGAAAACATAACAATTATGGAAGATTTATATCATAAGTTATCGGCTGAATTAATTGTTTAGATATTTCAAAAGGCTAGCTTGATTACTTTTgtattaattgtattttttagAAGAGAATTTCAAGTAAAACTTATGAATatattgttcttgttgctgctgatttatttgttgttgcAATGGCAGTCATCTTTTTTGTGGGGATACCTTGTATCACCAATTGCTGGTGGAGCTCTAGTGGATTACTATGGGGGAAAGACTGTTATGGGATGGGGTGTTGCTTTGTGGTCTTTTGCTACTTTTCTTACTCCGTGGGCAGCTGAAAAGTCTCTTTGGGCTCTGCTTGCCATTCGAGCTACACTTGGAATTGCAGAAGGTGTAGCTCTTCCTTCAATGAACAACATGATATCAAAGTATGAACACCAAATGCTCTATTCCTTATTAATGTGAATGTTTTTTAGCTGCTAACTTAAGGTTTTATTTCTCTTCTTTGTGTCTTATATATGCAATTgtttaattttctaaaattactACTTTTCTAGATGGTTTCCTCGAGCAGAACGAGCAAAAGCTGTTGGTATAGCAATGGCTGGGTTTCAGCTTGGAAGTGCTATTGGACTAGTACTTTCTCCCATTCTCATGTCTAATGCTGGTGTTTTTGGACCATTTGTGATATTTGGATTATCCGGATTTCTCTGGGTTGTGGTTTGGCTGTCTGCAACTTCCAGTATTCCAGAGAGAAGCCCACAGATTTCTAGTTACGAATTAAATTACATACTGTCTGAGAGGCAAAAACCTCATCCATCCAATGCTGGGAAGACACACAAAGCTTTTGTGATCCCACCTTTTAGGCGAATGCTCTCTAAGCTTCCTACATGGTCACTTATGGTTGCCAATGCCATGCATAGTTGGGTAAGATCTCAATCTAGATGACTATGGCGTCTTACAGTATTGCATATCACACTAACTTCATCACTTGATATAATAGAAATTTGTTTACCTCCCCATTAAGTCATAGTTGTATTTCACTGTGCAGGGATTCTTTGTTATTCTGTCATGGATGCCTGTATACTTTAAGAGCGTGAGGATCTAAATTTTGATAttcttgctttttttttatttttttattttttttttattttttgtggaAATCACATGCCATACGATTATTCTATAATTGATTGTTTATTTGAATGTTTTGCAGGTATATCATGTTGATCTTAGTCATGCGGCTTGGTTTAGCGCTGTTCCCTGGACCATGATGGCCCTTTTGGGATATTTCGCAGGTGCTTGGTCAGATATGTTAATCCAGCGTGGTTTAAGTGTCACTTTGACCCGAAAAATCATGCAGGTCAGTACTTGATGATTTTGCGGGATTTGTTTATTTGTGAGTTGCCTCTCTTTCCCCATGTACCAATTCTTGGAGTTGAGTTCCTGATCTCTCCTCTTTTTTGTTTCAACCTTTGACGTTATGTTACATAAACATTTATGTGTATATAGGTGGTATGACACACTTTTGAGAATTTTTGAAGGGGGAGCATACTTATTTGAATTAAGTCCATTTTTTCATGTTTTGCAGTCATGCTTCCACGAACATACTTTATCTTTAGGAAAATTTGGTGCTTGCAAATAGGCATCGACCTTGATATATAATCAACTCCTACGATTTTTTGATCAACTAATGAACTTGATAAGACACTTTgattatatttcatttttgtACCTGTGATATTGCTTGTCTGTGTTAACAAATGAGAATTGACCTGTTAGTCTGGCAGGATATGTTTGGTGCTGAACAACTCAGTTCGTATAAACATTTCATTGGTATGAAGTTGGCCATTGTCATGCCAATTTTATCTCATTTGTGAGGCCATGTTTAGTTAAATTTTTGTCATTCATGTTTTTATAAAATGTACATTGATACAAAGTGATTTAGTTCTGCTGCAATATATTTTCTGTATTTGACTTGGTTGGTCGCGATGATCTTGTTATAAATCTTTGTGAACTTAGTTTAAACTTTGTACTATCGTCGTATTTGCTTCATCCAtccttttcatttactttttatagGCTCCCTCAAActgttaaaaaattaacaattgatCTGTTCATTGTGTGCAGTCAATAGGGTTTTTTGGTCCTGGCATTGCTCTTGTTGGCCTTACTACAGCTTCAAGCCCAATGATAGCTTCTGCTTGGCTTACATTAGCTGTTGGACTAAAGTCATTCACTCATTCTGGTTTTCTTGTCAATATACAGGTTTGTTGCTTTAGAAAGTTTATGTGGATTCAGTGTATCattttattgactttttattTGGTTCTCTTGTGGTGCCAGGAAATTGCTCCTCAATATATTGGCGTCCTACATGGTAAAGATTTTTAGTTCATTTGATATCTAAAAGTTTTTGTTTGATGTACTTGGAAAATTTCATGAATAAAATTCAAGATGACAAAATGATGGTATATTCTTCAATTCGTAAGTGTTTGAAGTCTTACTTGATGAAGTTTATTATCTGTTATTAGGACTGGCTACTACAGCTGGAACTTCAGCAGCGATTCTAGGGACAATTGGGGCTGGattttttgttgaatggttTGGATCTTTCAGAGGATTTTTGTGGCTGACATCATGCTTGTATTTCTTGTCTGCTTTGTTCTGGAATCTATTTTCAACTGGAGAGCTGGTAGATTTTGACGCATCCAGTAAGTGTTATACCTCTGTTTTTGATTCATTAAGCATGTTTCTATTTTTCACATTCAGTGTAATTGTAGATTTCTATTGCAACGTTGTTATACAATGATGGGCTGTTTGGTTCACTAGAAGAGAAATGAAAGGAATTGagggaaaaaaaaagtaaactcCCTAGAGTTCTTCACATGCTTGGTtagaaaaagaaacaaataaaaacccttcaaaattCCTTCATTGAGTTTGGCTGGTTTCCCGTGCCAAACTTTTTAATCTTCATGCCCAACTTGTCTTGAGCATTCCAAACCTCTGTCATGTCTGATTAGTTCCTCAATCCATATTCCACCATTTGCACTATTGTCATTACACTGGTAGCATATAATATCCTTTATTGACCCCACTTGCTAGAAGTCCCTTCTTCTTCAATAGCCTTGATTGCAACTCAGGCTATCAAACACACTTGCGCCAGCAATTTTTATATTGACATAAAACTGAAACATATTCACATGCTACTTTCTTTTCAATTACCTCCCAAGTGTTTGAACTTGAGTTTTCCTGGGTAAATCCATTGCCTAAATTTCCCTTCCAACCATGCGATTGTGGTTTTAAGTTTTAATCAACTACAATTTTgtaaatgtaaattgcaaatcCTTGAGTATTACAAACATCAAAGTAGCTCTCTAATGTATGCTGCTAGTTAAGGAATACTTTAGGATCGTTGCTATTTCCACTAAATTGAACCATGTTATTAAAACTTGGCCGAGTCAACTCGAAATAGGCGAGTTAACACAGATTTTCTGTTCACCGTTCCGAGATCTTGCGTTCTTTACGTCGTGTAAGAAAACGGCGCTTCTAGACGCAAATCGATCAATTTTACTGTTCTGAAACGATGTATCTCACTTAATACGGGCGGATTTTCATCTTTATCGTGAGATTGTAGCAATCCACCATTAAAGAAGTTAGAGCTCGACATTGAAGCAGATGAATGAGGACGGATGGATGCTGAAGTCTTTGGGTTAATGTAAAttgaaaaagtaaatagaagTCTTTTGgagtaaaaagtaaaaactgATGGAGTTAAGTCTGAAAAAGTAAGGTGGAGTGTACTATGCTTGCTACCTGTCATCTAGTTTTGTTTTTGAActtcaatttattaattaaaattatcatgCGAAGCTTTGAGCCTTTGACATGAAAGGTTggttatttttcataaaaagtTTTTGAAATAATGAAGTGCtcttttatttctaaatttttcttataaatatttatatttgtgattttattattttgttagtagataattaagttattaattacttctatattttttatgatcataatttttaaaaatattaaattcttACTAGcagtatatttatttatttatatatgggCGATAAGGTAAACGATATTACtgtaattttattaattgtaatattcttttaatattaatatataaggtTGAATTGCattaattagtataattaatattttaatatttttaattaaaatgataaatacttttattaaatatcaataatCATCCTGTAAAATTATATTGCGATCTGTCCCGTGATAATCGAATTTTCCCATTCTCGCAACGTGATTTGGACTATGTTAAATTCCACAAGCTCCATTTTGAAATCTTAATTTTCATAAGGCTACTTTGTTTTTACAAGATGAGTTTGTGTACATTTGAACCCTCAAACTCTCTATTTGCTTGTACACTGGTAAAAGGTACCACCTCGTTTCTATTATGACCATTATCATTAGCTAGCGAGCAATCATGCATACAAATTTGCTCTATCTCTACTATAGCTTGATTCAACATAGGCCATATTCCTATGCAACTTTGTAGTATGTTGTTGTCAAACAATCTTCCATAGGCATCTCCACTCTAGCATGAGTAATAAGCATAAGAACAAAATAATCCACACAAGCGCACAAAATCTACAATACTCAGTTGCTGACAGATTTAGCTATCGCCTAAAGGTCGTTGGACATGGAAAAAAAAATCGCGGTTGTGGATGAGTTTGCGGAAACGAACGCAATGTCGCAGAAAACGACCATAACAGAAAAATAACGCAAATCGCGGCCGATGCAATgtgtttttttgaataataaatcaCGTAAAGAgagttttgaacttataattccatttttgttgttgaactacgattattatgcaataatatgcaATTAGCTATTATGATTGcaatatttgaaattcttttaGCGTATAATTAATTAGCTTATCagttattagttatttattttatttatcaactaaaaatatgAGTAACTATAATAGAAGTGATTGTAATAATTAATGTTAATGGGTATTAATGATTTTTAGCAGAAAGACAAATAACATTGTAATGGTGAA
The sequence above is drawn from the Amaranthus tricolor cultivar Red isolate AtriRed21 chromosome 5, ASM2621246v1, whole genome shotgun sequence genome and encodes:
- the LOC130812763 gene encoding probable anion transporter 4, chloroplastic isoform X1 encodes the protein MGNSGPVSLTQNAPAYVLSLPPPLTFASRYQTMDTTSFLCNSKSRFRTISPSQNPNFLFFHNHSLSSQITYVSFTNQLILPSFAGIHSPISPTFKFRHEFPKLLSRKSRFSSGDSQSFVDGKSEEIESPSFVEFLTSERVKVVMMLALALALCNADRVVMSVAIVPLSLSNGWSQAFAGVVQSSFLWGYLVSPIAGGALVDYYGGKTVMGWGVALWSFATFLTPWAAEKSLWALLAIRATLGIAEGVALPSMNNMISKWFPRAERAKAVGIAMAGFQLGSAIGLVLSPILMSNAGVFGPFVIFGLSGFLWVVVWLSATSSIPERSPQISSYELNYILSERQKPHPSNAGKTHKAFVIPPFRRMLSKLPTWSLMVANAMHSWGFFVILSWMPVYFKSVYHVDLSHAAWFSAVPWTMMALLGYFAGAWSDMLIQRGLSVTLTRKIMQSIGFFGPGIALVGLTTASSPMIASAWLTLAVGLKSFTHSGFLVNIQEIAPQYIGVLHGLATTAGTSAAILGTIGAGFFVEWFGSFRGFLWLTSCLYFLSALFWNLFSTGELVDFDASSYITRLRNITGEFLFHVAVLNASCNLAVGRSYMS
- the LOC130812763 gene encoding probable anion transporter 4, chloroplastic isoform X2 codes for the protein MGNSGPVSLTQNAPAYVLSLPPPLTFASRYQTMDTTSFLCNSKSRFRTISPSQNPNFLFFHNHSLSSQITYVSFTNQLILPSFAGIHSPISPTFKFRHEFPKLLSRKSRFSSGDSQSFVDGKSEEIESPSFVEFLTSERVKVVMMLALALALCNADRVVMSVAIVPLSLSNGWSQAFAGVVQSSFLWGYLVSPIAGGALVDYYGGKTVMGWGVALWSFATFLTPWAAEKSLWALLAIRATLGIAEGVALPSMNNMISKWFPRAERAKAVGIAMAGFQLGSAIGLVLSPILMSNAGVFGPFVIFGLSGFLWVVVWLSATSSIPERSPQISSYELNYILSERQKPHPSNAGKTHKAFVIPPFRRMLSKLPTWSLMVANAMHSWGFFVILSWMPVYFKSVYHVDLSHAAWFSAVPWTMMALLGYFAGAWSDMLIQRGLSVTLTRKIMQSIGFFGPGIALVGLTTASSPMIASAWLTLAVGLKSFTHSGFLVNIQEIAPQYIGVLHGLATTAGTSAAILGTIGAGFFVEWFGSFRGFLWLTSCLYFLSALFWNLFSTGELVDFDASSL